The Methanomethylovorans hollandica DSM 15978 genome includes a region encoding these proteins:
- the mcrB gene encoding coenzyme-B sulfoethylthiotransferase subunit beta encodes MSDKIDIYDDKGKLLESGVDLMDIAPTRNAAIQKIVKDTKRTVAVNLAGIENALASGKMGGAGRRILGRELKYDIVANASAIQDSVAKLIQVNKDDDTNVQVLAGGKQLRVQVPSLRTAIGADYVSASTVGAAAVVQTIIDMYKVDMFDAPIVKGAVWGSYPQTMDMMGSNVASILSIPQNNEGLGYSLRNITTNHIAAITGKRAMNSAALSSIFEQVSMYEMGNSVGLFERHQLLGLAYQGLNANNMVCDIVTKNKTGTIGTVVESTVERAIEDGVIAVDKKAPSGYNFYKANDVSKWNAYAAAGMLAATMVNCGAGRAAQNVSSTILYFNDILEKETGLPGCDMGRAQGTAVGFSFFSHSIYGGGGPGIFNGNHVVTRHSRGFAIPCVCAACSLDTGTQMFTIEKTSSLVGNVFGSIPEFKEPIKAVAGAL; translated from the coding sequence GTGTCTGATAAAATAGACATTTACGACGACAAAGGTAAGCTGTTGGAAAGCGGCGTCGATCTTATGGACATTGCGCCAACAAGAAACGCAGCCATACAGAAAATCGTCAAAGACACCAAGAGGACTGTTGCAGTTAACCTTGCAGGTATCGAGAATGCTCTTGCCAGTGGTAAAATGGGTGGCGCTGGTCGCCGTATCCTTGGCAGAGAACTTAAATATGACATCGTTGCAAACGCCAGTGCCATACAGGACTCTGTTGCAAAATTGATCCAGGTCAACAAAGACGATGACACCAATGTACAAGTACTTGCTGGCGGAAAGCAGTTACGTGTGCAGGTTCCATCCCTTAGGACTGCAATTGGTGCAGACTATGTTTCAGCAAGCACAGTAGGCGCAGCAGCCGTGGTACAGACCATCATCGACATGTACAAGGTAGACATGTTCGACGCACCTATCGTTAAGGGTGCTGTATGGGGAAGCTACCCACAGACAATGGACATGATGGGCAGCAACGTTGCATCCATCCTCAGTATCCCACAGAACAACGAAGGTCTGGGTTACTCTCTGAGGAACATCACCACCAATCACATTGCAGCCATCACTGGCAAGAGGGCCATGAACTCTGCAGCACTCTCATCCATCTTCGAGCAGGTAAGCATGTACGAGATGGGTAACTCAGTGGGCTTGTTCGAGAGGCACCAGCTTCTGGGTCTTGCATACCAGGGACTGAACGCTAACAACATGGTATGTGACATTGTCACCAAGAACAAGACCGGTACTATCGGTACTGTAGTGGAATCAACAGTTGAGAGAGCTATCGAGGACGGCGTCATTGCAGTTGACAAGAAAGCACCATCCGGATACAACTTCTACAAGGCAAATGATGTCTCCAAGTGGAACGCATATGCAGCAGCAGGTATGCTTGCAGCCACCATGGTGAACTGTGGTGCAGGAAGAGCAGCACAGAACGTTTCTTCAACCATCCTGTACTTCAATGACATCCTGGAAAAAGAGACAGGACTTCCAGGCTGTGACATGGGAAGAGCTCAGGGTACTGCAGTCGGATTCTCCTTCTTCAGCCACTCAATCTACGGTGGAGGCGGACCAGGCATCTTCAACGGTAACCACGTAGTTACCAGGCACTCCAGAGGATTCGCAATTCCTTGTGTATGTGCAGCATGTTCACTTGACACAGGCACCCAGATGTTCACTATTGAGAAGACATCCTCACTTGTGGGCAACGTGTTCGGTTCAATACCAGAATTCAAGGAACCGATCAAGGCAGTTGCAGGAGCGCTCTAA
- the mcrD gene encoding methyl-coenzyme M reductase operon protein D: MSNMSSDTTKHLQLEIVPQRLLRPETAQDLLNKILDLEGVIRLFIHGPRLPGTVPYGPAKGTALVHDSRRLIEIEGKAVELMVSVGSIRLEVTDADVKEQVHEICEKILPFPFEFREGNFMLRRQTVSGYARFGPDQDPLLVGMTDPKGKLKDQVCFIKDE, from the coding sequence ATGTCAAATATGTCCTCAGACACAACAAAGCATTTGCAGCTTGAAATAGTTCCTCAGCGTTTGCTCAGGCCCGAAACTGCCCAGGATCTCCTTAATAAGATCCTGGACCTGGAAGGAGTCATAAGGCTGTTTATTCACGGCCCGAGATTGCCCGGAACAGTACCATATGGTCCTGCAAAGGGAACCGCCCTGGTCCATGATTCCAGACGCCTTATAGAAATAGAAGGCAAGGCAGTGGAATTGATGGTCAGTGTAGGTAGCATCCGTCTGGAAGTGACAGATGCCGACGTGAAAGAACAGGTGCATGAGATATGCGAGAAGATACTTCCGTTCCCCTTTGAGTTCAGAGAGGGTAATTTCATGCTAAGAAGGCAGACTGTTTCAGGTTATGCAAGGTTCGGACCTGATCAGGACCCCCTTCTGGTGGGTATGACCGATCCGAAAGGCAAACTGAAAGACCAGGTATGTTTCATCAAAGATGAGTGA
- the mcrC gene encoding methyl-coenzyme M reductase I operon protein C has protein sequence MSDVMFDRETQVVDCRHGMGLGRGGGLAQRGTLSETGRSDVIAIAMSPGRRHITKPVCEITYGMRREEIQVSVLVLNTGSGIPDTNMGSGTFGISPEEVAQISRHKLAVIHTGNVRDHVIKKVRNILEQVNVPAIIVCQTPVDFEDFAMAGVKTRLVKPKDKDIVTKGKVMEIVTGITRGESCSREKLNELVKAVKTTMKSLDVRSV, from the coding sequence ATGAGTGATGTTATGTTCGACCGGGAAACACAAGTTGTTGACTGTAGGCATGGGATGGGACTTGGAAGAGGAGGGGGTCTCGCACAAAGAGGCACGCTTTCTGAAACCGGAAGATCCGATGTTATAGCAATTGCAATGAGCCCCGGAAGGAGACATATCACAAAACCTGTATGCGAAATTACCTACGGTATGCGTCGCGAAGAAATACAGGTGAGCGTCCTGGTACTTAATACAGGATCAGGCATACCTGATACTAACATGGGTTCCGGTACCTTCGGGATATCACCCGAGGAAGTGGCCCAGATCTCAAGGCATAAACTTGCGGTCATACATACAGGCAATGTAAGGGACCATGTGATCAAGAAAGTAAGGAACATACTTGAACAAGTGAATGTTCCTGCCATTATCGTGTGTCAAACTCCCGTAGATTTTGAGGATTTTGCAATGGCAGGTGTGAAGACAAGGCTTGTGAAACCAAAAGATAAGGATATTGTGACAAAAGGAAAAGTAATGGAAATTGTGACAGGGATTACACGAGGCGAATCATGTTCAAGGGAAAAATTGAACGAACTCGTGAAAGCCGTGAAAACCACAATGAAATCATTAGATGTTAGGAGTGTATGA
- the mcrG gene encoding coenzyme-B sulfoethylthiotransferase subunit gamma — translation MAYKPQYYPGATSVAANRRKHMSGDVEKLREISDDDLTMILGHRPAGSDYRSTHPPLAEMGEPECSIRQTVEPTPGAKAGDRVRYVQFVDSMYNGPSVPYFRSYGAAIKFRGVDPGTLSGRQVVEARERDMEEVAKFQIETEMFDPALSSLRGATVHGHSLRLQEDGVMFDMLDRARLEEDGIVKMHKDQVGRPIDKKVQLGKPMSAKEAAKRTTIYRVDNVAYRSDKEVIEWVHRVFDQRTKYGFKPE, via the coding sequence ATGGCATATAAACCACAGTACTACCCAGGTGCAACATCTGTTGCAGCAAACAGAAGGAAACACATGTCTGGCGATGTGGAAAAGCTCAGGGAGATCTCCGATGACGACCTGACTATGATCCTCGGGCACCGCCCAGCAGGCAGCGACTACCGCAGCACCCACCCACCACTTGCAGAGATGGGTGAGCCAGAGTGCTCTATTAGACAGACTGTAGAACCAACCCCAGGAGCCAAAGCCGGTGACAGGGTAAGATATGTACAGTTCGTAGACTCAATGTACAATGGTCCATCTGTACCATACTTCAGATCCTACGGTGCAGCCATTAAGTTCAGAGGCGTGGACCCAGGTACTCTTTCCGGTCGTCAGGTCGTTGAGGCCCGTGAGAGAGACATGGAAGAGGTTGCCAAGTTCCAGATAGAAACAGAGATGTTCGACCCCGCACTTTCAAGCCTTAGAGGCGCAACTGTGCACGGCCACTCCCTGAGACTTCAGGAAGATGGTGTAATGTTCGACATGCTGGACAGGGCAAGACTCGAGGAAGACGGTATCGTGAAGATGCACAAGGACCAGGTAGGAAGACCTATAGACAAAAAGGTTCAGCTTGGAAAGCCAATGTCTGCAAAGGAAGCAGCAAAGAGGACAACCATCTACCGTGTGGACAACGTTGCTTACAGGAGCGACAAAGAAGTTATTGAATGGGTCCACAGAGTGTTCGATCAGAGAACAAAATACGGATTCAAGCCGGAATAA
- the mcrA gene encoding coenzyme-B sulfoethylthiotransferase subunit alpha, whose product MAADKKMFAKHLEIKFTKEHGANKMEGGKITDMVGKYYRLGVDQNPRKVEMKKAGQELAKKRGLVGYNPMMHCGGIPLGQRALTPSFISGTDMMVEVDDLHYVNNAAMQQMWDDIRRTCIVGIDLAHETLEKRLGIEVTPETINFYLETLNHALPGGAVVQEHMVETHPALVDDCYCKIFTGDDELADEIDKQFLIDINKEFPEEQAAQIKAAIGKTTWQAAHIPTVVSRVTDGAQTTRWMAMQVGMSFISAYSMCAGEAAVADLSYAAKHAGVISMGEMLPARRARGPNEPGGISFGHLSDIVQTSRVDPEDPAHVALEVVGAGCMLYDQIWLGSYMSGGVGFTQYATAAYTNNILDDNLYYNVDYINDKYNGAAKKGTDNKVKATLEVVKDIATESTLYGMENYEKYPTALEDHFGGSQRATVLSAAAGAATAIATGNGNAGLSGWYLSMYLHKEGHGRLGFFGFDLQDQCGATNVLSYQSDEGLPVELRGPNYPNYAMNVGHQGGYAAIACAAHAGRGDAYAVNPLIKVCFADNLLPFDFTAPRKEFGRGALREFMPAGERSLIIPAK is encoded by the coding sequence ATGGCAGCAGACAAAAAGATGTTCGCAAAGCACTTGGAGATCAAGTTCACAAAAGAGCACGGTGCCAACAAGATGGAAGGTGGCAAGATCACTGACATGGTTGGTAAGTACTACAGGCTCGGTGTTGACCAGAACCCAAGGAAAGTTGAAATGAAGAAGGCAGGTCAGGAGCTCGCCAAGAAGAGAGGACTTGTCGGTTACAACCCCATGATGCACTGTGGTGGTATTCCACTCGGTCAGAGAGCACTTACTCCATCCTTCATATCAGGCACTGACATGATGGTAGAGGTCGACGACCTGCACTACGTGAACAACGCTGCAATGCAGCAGATGTGGGATGACATCAGGAGAACCTGTATCGTCGGTATAGACTTAGCCCACGAGACCCTTGAGAAGAGACTGGGTATCGAGGTCACACCAGAAACCATCAACTTCTACCTTGAGACACTCAACCACGCCCTTCCAGGCGGCGCAGTGGTCCAGGAACACATGGTAGAGACCCACCCCGCACTTGTGGATGACTGTTACTGTAAGATCTTCACCGGTGACGATGAGCTTGCAGATGAAATAGACAAGCAGTTCCTTATTGATATCAACAAGGAATTCCCCGAAGAGCAGGCAGCTCAGATTAAGGCAGCTATCGGAAAGACAACCTGGCAGGCAGCCCACATCCCAACCGTGGTCAGCAGGGTAACAGACGGTGCCCAGACTACCAGATGGATGGCCATGCAGGTCGGTATGTCCTTCATCTCCGCATACAGCATGTGTGCCGGTGAGGCAGCAGTTGCTGACCTTTCATATGCCGCAAAGCACGCTGGTGTCATCTCCATGGGTGAGATGCTTCCTGCAAGACGTGCACGTGGTCCAAACGAACCAGGAGGAATTTCCTTTGGTCATCTCTCAGATATCGTACAGACCAGCCGTGTAGACCCAGAAGACCCAGCACACGTAGCCCTTGAGGTAGTCGGTGCAGGCTGTATGCTCTACGACCAGATCTGGCTTGGATCATACATGTCCGGTGGTGTGGGTTTCACACAGTACGCAACAGCTGCATACACCAACAACATCCTGGATGACAACCTGTACTACAATGTCGACTACATCAACGACAAGTACAACGGTGCAGCCAAGAAGGGTACCGACAACAAGGTAAAGGCCACTCTGGAAGTTGTCAAGGACATCGCCACAGAGTCCACCCTGTACGGTATGGAGAACTACGAGAAATACCCAACTGCACTCGAGGACCACTTTGGAGGATCCCAGAGGGCAACTGTGCTCTCCGCTGCAGCAGGTGCTGCAACCGCTATCGCAACTGGTAACGGAAATGCCGGTCTGTCCGGATGGTACCTCTCTATGTACCTGCACAAGGAAGGCCATGGCCGTCTCGGTTTCTTCGGTTTCGACCTGCAGGACCAGTGCGGTGCAACCAACGTGTTGTCCTACCAGTCCGACGAGGGTCTGCCTGTTGAGCTGCGTGGACCAAACTACCCCAACTACGCCATGAACGTAGGTCACCAGGGTGGATACGCTGCAATAGCATGTGCAGCACACGCAGGCCGCGGCGACGCATATGCAGTGAACCCACTCATCAAGGTCTGTTTCGCAGACAACCTCCTGCCCTTTGACTTTACAGCTCCAAGGAAGGAATTCGGTAGGGGCGCACTGCGCGAGTTCATGCCTGCTGGTGAGAGATCACTCATCATCCCGGCAAAGTAA
- a CDS encoding hydantoinase/oxoprolinase family protein produces MQYSLGIDAGGTFTDAVLIRDTDGAIVQKTKVITTYPDPLDGISRAIDELDKEYTRNVKLVSVSTTLSTNTILEDTGFPVAAILVGDYAIPQEGFPTPNYIMVNGGHTSNGEEAAPLDEEKVRNFALEVKDKVAAFAVSAFFSNRNSDHELRVKHIITELTGLPVVCGHELSQEVGAYDRAITAYLNAQLLPITHNFIQSILKDIHARGIEANLLMLKCDGSVIGMEEALERPIESIFSGPAASLVGASYLTKLDTCAMIDVGGTSTDVALIKNGVPELSEHGAIVGGWKTMVKAVRMETSATGGDSHVWISDRKFHVGPRRVIPLCRAAQQYPGFLKQLHESKSPSKKLLDENVQSTKYFVRTGFRPIGLTKSEEEIYDYILHTPVSYVDLFQKMKKHPSTYAIDNLIKKRLIQPIGFTPTDMLHVLGEMQKWDTEASIAGAEKLAKLLQLDKEEFCRQVKRKVARNMASALISYLIEGIPADIVQRILSAENFTRFKVETPVVLLGGPVWAFKEEMEKLIDAQFIVPENADVGNAAGALVGKGIKRVDILIKKHFAPITGEGVSNEELKEAKEVVEYFVFTPEGRKVFTDHVEAIAFATETGKKIVMDYMIAAGYCSNDVGIEVTRKDMVITEGEMPMESKIIVVGVGTSHIVMEKSCIPEYMRKKAFSFSKALDGSYSGK; encoded by the coding sequence ATGCAATATAGTCTGGGAATAGATGCCGGCGGAACTTTTACAGATGCTGTCCTCATTCGTGATACGGATGGGGCCATCGTGCAGAAAACAAAGGTAATTACCACATATCCTGATCCATTAGATGGGATAAGCAGGGCCATCGATGAACTGGATAAGGAATATACCCGCAATGTTAAACTGGTGTCAGTTTCCACCACACTTTCCACCAATACTATCCTTGAGGACACCGGATTTCCTGTGGCTGCTATCCTCGTTGGAGATTATGCTATACCACAGGAGGGATTCCCCACACCTAATTATATTATGGTTAACGGCGGCCATACAAGTAATGGTGAAGAGGCTGCTCCTCTGGACGAGGAGAAAGTAAGGAATTTCGCTCTGGAGGTAAAGGACAAGGTAGCTGCATTTGCTGTTTCTGCCTTCTTCAGCAATAGGAACTCGGACCACGAGCTCAGGGTGAAGCACATAATTACGGAACTGACTGGACTGCCGGTAGTATGTGGGCATGAACTGTCCCAGGAAGTGGGAGCATATGACCGTGCGATAACAGCATATCTCAATGCCCAGTTGCTGCCCATCACACATAATTTTATACAGTCCATACTGAAGGATATTCATGCAAGAGGTATTGAGGCAAACCTTCTCATGTTAAAGTGTGATGGCTCTGTGATAGGTATGGAAGAAGCATTGGAGCGTCCGATAGAATCAATCTTCTCAGGTCCTGCCGCAAGCCTTGTAGGTGCTTCCTACCTTACAAAACTGGACACTTGTGCCATGATAGACGTAGGTGGCACCAGTACCGATGTCGCTCTTATAAAAAATGGTGTGCCTGAGCTCAGTGAGCATGGAGCCATTGTAGGAGGCTGGAAGACAATGGTCAAAGCTGTCCGCATGGAAACCTCAGCCACCGGAGGAGATAGTCATGTATGGATCAGCGATCGCAAATTCCACGTGGGGCCCCGCAGGGTCATTCCGCTCTGCCGTGCAGCACAGCAATATCCGGGTTTTCTAAAGCAGCTTCATGAGAGTAAGAGTCCTTCAAAGAAACTTCTTGATGAGAATGTGCAATCCACTAAATATTTTGTTCGCACTGGATTCAGACCTATAGGACTGACAAAAAGTGAGGAAGAGATATATGATTATATTTTGCATACTCCTGTATCCTATGTTGACCTCTTCCAGAAAATGAAAAAGCATCCAAGCACCTATGCTATAGATAACCTCATCAAAAAGCGTCTGATACAGCCTATAGGTTTCACTCCGACGGATATGCTCCATGTACTTGGAGAAATGCAGAAATGGGACACTGAAGCTTCTATTGCAGGTGCTGAAAAACTGGCAAAATTATTGCAGCTAGATAAAGAAGAATTCTGCCGACAAGTGAAAAGAAAGGTAGCAAGAAACATGGCATCAGCCCTGATCTCCTACCTCATAGAAGGTATACCGGCCGATATTGTGCAGCGTATCCTTTCAGCTGAGAATTTTACCCGTTTTAAGGTCGAAACACCTGTTGTACTACTGGGTGGACCTGTGTGGGCGTTCAAGGAAGAGATGGAAAAACTCATTGATGCGCAGTTCATAGTACCTGAGAATGCTGATGTGGGCAATGCAGCAGGTGCACTGGTAGGCAAAGGCATAAAAAGAGTGGACATCCTTATTAAGAAACACTTTGCTCCCATTACCGGAGAAGGTGTCTCGAATGAGGAGCTAAAAGAGGCAAAAGAAGTTGTGGAATACTTCGTATTCACCCCTGAGGGAAGAAAGGTCTTTACTGACCATGTCGAAGCCATAGCATTCGCGACAGAAACCGGTAAAAAGATAGTAATGGACTATATGATAGCTGCGGGTTATTGTAGCAACGATGTGGGTATCGAGGTCACCAGAAAAGATATGGTGATCACCGAAGGGGAAATGCCCATGGAATCCAAGATCATAGTGGTGGGTGTGGGAACATCCCACATAGTGATGGAAAAGAGCTGTATCCCCGAATATATGCGTAAAAAAGCATTCAGTTTCAGCAAGGCGCTTGATGGATCATATTCCGGAAAATGA
- the aroA gene encoding 3-phosphoshikimate 1-carboxyvinyltransferase yields the protein MRVSVDVSNIGGELNAPTSKSYTHRAITIGALSCECIVRKPLLSADTLATVAACEKLGAKIEKVNGDLHIIGMKGKPGVPDDVIDVKNSGTTLRLMTAISSLANGATVLTGDSSIRGRPNQPLLDVLNRLNVDVFSTRNNGCAPIVVRGGLKGSAAEIDGSMSSQFISALLMACPLATEDTILSIKGELKSRPYVDITVEMLQEAGVKILVDESNGIKFIIPANQQYDLKDYTVPGDFSSASYLLAAAAMLGSCITVHNLFPSKQGDSEIINVLRLMGAEVQWDAQQGVVTVEGKQLKGINFDAGATPDLVPTVAVLAAVADGVTVIGNAKHVRYKETDRLHAMAVELSKMGIMIKEEPDSLTITGGKLAGADLHGWHDHRIVMALTLAAMVAGKTTIDTADSVSISYPKFFEEISSIGAKIEMLDE from the coding sequence TCAGTTGATGTCTCAAATATTGGCGGAGAGTTGAACGCACCGACGTCCAAAAGTTATACGCATCGTGCTATTACCATAGGTGCGCTTTCCTGCGAATGCATCGTAAGAAAACCCTTATTGTCAGCAGATACACTGGCAACCGTAGCAGCTTGTGAAAAATTAGGAGCTAAAATAGAAAAAGTCAATGGTGATCTGCATATAATAGGCATGAAGGGAAAACCCGGTGTTCCTGATGATGTAATAGATGTGAAGAACTCTGGTACTACTCTGCGCCTCATGACCGCCATATCTTCACTGGCAAATGGCGCGACAGTGCTAACAGGTGACAGTTCCATCAGAGGAAGGCCCAATCAGCCGCTTCTGGATGTGCTCAACAGGCTTAATGTAGACGTATTTTCCACAAGGAACAACGGCTGTGCTCCCATTGTAGTAAGAGGCGGGCTCAAAGGCTCTGCCGCTGAGATAGATGGTTCCATGAGCTCGCAGTTCATTTCTGCATTGCTCATGGCTTGTCCCCTTGCCACTGAAGATACGATCCTTTCCATAAAAGGAGAGCTGAAGTCCAGACCTTACGTGGACATTACAGTAGAAATGTTACAGGAAGCAGGAGTAAAGATACTTGTGGATGAATCCAATGGTATTAAGTTCATCATTCCTGCAAATCAGCAGTACGATCTTAAAGATTACACTGTTCCGGGAGATTTTTCTTCTGCTTCCTATCTGCTTGCAGCTGCAGCAATGCTTGGCTCATGCATCACTGTCCATAATCTTTTCCCTTCAAAGCAGGGTGATTCCGAGATCATCAATGTGCTGAGGCTCATGGGGGCAGAGGTGCAGTGGGACGCGCAACAAGGTGTTGTGACAGTTGAAGGAAAACAACTTAAAGGCATAAACTTCGATGCCGGAGCCACCCCTGATCTTGTCCCCACTGTAGCAGTACTTGCTGCTGTTGCCGATGGCGTGACTGTGATAGGCAATGCAAAGCATGTGCGCTATAAAGAGACCGACAGGTTGCATGCCATGGCAGTGGAACTTTCAAAGATGGGTATCATGATCAAAGAGGAGCCAGACAGTCTTACTATCACTGGCGGCAAGCTCGCCGGAGCAGATCTACATGGATGGCATGACCACAGGATAGTGATGGCATTGACCCTTGCAGCAATGGTTGCCGGAAAAACCACGATAGATACTGCTGACTCTGTGTCCATCTCGTATCCTAAATTCTTTGAGGAAATTAGTTCCATCGGAGCAAAAATAGAAATGCTTGATGAATGA